The following coding sequences are from one Triticum aestivum cultivar Chinese Spring chromosome 5A, IWGSC CS RefSeq v2.1, whole genome shotgun sequence window:
- the LOC123102485 gene encoding factor of DNA methylation 2 isoform X1: protein MANGRGRDVSIDALTSKLESKIYYHRDAAVEYLDIKTMVDKVVEEKNKLLAENTEFLNTIDKVMEEKEKLQHDHEVINALVAPMAEQLEMVKKELKEIKYEHVGAKEELAVAKEQLAQKNKDLKVLRKKLQESEAMHTQHEQQIGSASEPARSKMVTRLSHKRAILLQGSSDNDTDRHRCKKQRSYPQVPNDPTAGQHSGRDDDQEVVRQKLIKVFSYKLELGFSEIDGGQFIGIKKMGKLSEKPFRDACAVKLAPKYAGAKSSELYTLWQELLASPNWKPFKSVIVDGNHQEEVIDVDDDKLQGLKMAWGEGPYNAVISALVERKEYNTDGTDDAFELWNYKEGRKATLGECVDCILDNVKKLKRVHLTYRSRRTMCTATVSMHDPVKDLSAASNE, encoded by the exons ATGGCAAACGGCAGAGGAAGGGATGTCTCTATTGATGCTTTGACTTCAAAGCTTGAATCCAAGATATACTACCATAGGGATGCCGCTGTCGAGTACCTGGATATCAAGACTATGGTTGATAAAGTTGTAGAAGAAAAGAATAAGCTCTTGGCTGAGAACACCGAATTCCTGAATACTATTGATAAGGTCatggaagaaaaggaaaaactccAGCATGATCATGAAG TGATTAATGCGCTGGTGGCACCAATGGCGGAGCAGCTTGAAATGGTAAAGAAGGAGCTTAAAGAAATAAAATATGAGCATGTGGGAGCAAAGGAGGAGCTTGCTGTGGCAAAAGAGCAACTTGCTCAGAAGAACAAAGACCTGAAGGTTCTAAGGAAGAAGCTTCAGGAGAGTGAAGCCATGCACactcaacatgagcagcaaattgGAAGTGCTTCTGAGCCTGCTCGTTCCAAAATG GTAACAAGATTATCACATAAACGGGCTATCTTGCTCCAAGGATCATCGGACAATGACACAGACAGACATCGCTGTAAAAAACAGAGGTCCTATCCGCAGGTGCCAAATGACCCAACCGCTGGCCAGCATTCAGGCAGAGATGACGACCAGGAGGTGGTTAGACAAAAGCTGATCAAGGTTTTCTCATACAAACTTGAACTG GGGTTCTCTGAAATTGATGGTGGGCAGTTTATTGGGATAAAGAAAATGGGGAAACTAAGTGAGAAGCCATTCCGGGATGCTTGTGCTGTCAAGCTGGCCCCTAAATATGCTGGCGCGAAATCTTCTGAACTGTACACCCTGTGGCAGGAACTACTCGCTAGTCCAAACTGGAAACCCTTCAAATCTGTCATAGTTGATGGCAATCATCAG GAGGAGGTcatagatgttgatgatgataaGCTGCAAGGACTGAAGATGGCATGGGGAGAAGGACCCTACAATGCTGTCATTAGTGCATTGGTTGAGAGGAAAGAGTACAACACTGATGGAACAGATGATGCCTTCGAGCTATGGAACTATAAGGAAGGGAGGAAGGCCACTCTTGGGGAGTGTGTTGACTGTATCTTGGACAATGTAAAGAAACTCAAGCGGGTCCATCTGACATACAG GTCCAGGAGAACAATGTGTACTGCCACTGTGAGCATGCATGACCCAGTGAAAGATCTGTCGGCAGCAAGTAATGAATGA
- the LOC123102485 gene encoding factor of DNA methylation 2 isoform X2, translated as MANGRGRDVSIDALTSKLESKIYYHRDAAVEYLDIKTMVDKVVEEKNKLLAENTEFLNTIDKVMEEKEKLQHDHEVINALVAPMAEQLEMVKKELKEIKYEHVGAKEELAVAKEQLAQKNKDLKVLRKKLQESEAMHTQHEQQIGSASEPARSKMVTRLSHKRAILLQGSSDNDTDRHRCKKQRSYPQVPNDPTAGQHSGRDDDQEVVRQKLIKGFSEIDGGQFIGIKKMGKLSEKPFRDACAVKLAPKYAGAKSSELYTLWQELLASPNWKPFKSVIVDGNHQEEVIDVDDDKLQGLKMAWGEGPYNAVISALVERKEYNTDGTDDAFELWNYKEGRKATLGECVDCILDNVKKLKRVHLTYRSRRTMCTATVSMHDPVKDLSAASNE; from the exons ATGGCAAACGGCAGAGGAAGGGATGTCTCTATTGATGCTTTGACTTCAAAGCTTGAATCCAAGATATACTACCATAGGGATGCCGCTGTCGAGTACCTGGATATCAAGACTATGGTTGATAAAGTTGTAGAAGAAAAGAATAAGCTCTTGGCTGAGAACACCGAATTCCTGAATACTATTGATAAGGTCatggaagaaaaggaaaaactccAGCATGATCATGAAG TGATTAATGCGCTGGTGGCACCAATGGCGGAGCAGCTTGAAATGGTAAAGAAGGAGCTTAAAGAAATAAAATATGAGCATGTGGGAGCAAAGGAGGAGCTTGCTGTGGCAAAAGAGCAACTTGCTCAGAAGAACAAAGACCTGAAGGTTCTAAGGAAGAAGCTTCAGGAGAGTGAAGCCATGCACactcaacatgagcagcaaattgGAAGTGCTTCTGAGCCTGCTCGTTCCAAAATG GTAACAAGATTATCACATAAACGGGCTATCTTGCTCCAAGGATCATCGGACAATGACACAGACAGACATCGCTGTAAAAAACAGAGGTCCTATCCGCAGGTGCCAAATGACCCAACCGCTGGCCAGCATTCAGGCAGAGATGACGACCAGGAGGTGGTTAGACAAAAGCTGATCAAG GGGTTCTCTGAAATTGATGGTGGGCAGTTTATTGGGATAAAGAAAATGGGGAAACTAAGTGAGAAGCCATTCCGGGATGCTTGTGCTGTCAAGCTGGCCCCTAAATATGCTGGCGCGAAATCTTCTGAACTGTACACCCTGTGGCAGGAACTACTCGCTAGTCCAAACTGGAAACCCTTCAAATCTGTCATAGTTGATGGCAATCATCAG GAGGAGGTcatagatgttgatgatgataaGCTGCAAGGACTGAAGATGGCATGGGGAGAAGGACCCTACAATGCTGTCATTAGTGCATTGGTTGAGAGGAAAGAGTACAACACTGATGGAACAGATGATGCCTTCGAGCTATGGAACTATAAGGAAGGGAGGAAGGCCACTCTTGGGGAGTGTGTTGACTGTATCTTGGACAATGTAAAGAAACTCAAGCGGGTCCATCTGACATACAG GTCCAGGAGAACAATGTGTACTGCCACTGTGAGCATGCATGACCCAGTGAAAGATCTGTCGGCAGCAAGTAATGAATGA